A window of the Cystobacter fuscus genome harbors these coding sequences:
- a CDS encoding AAA family ATPase, protein MSVRELWISGYRSVHALRFELAPVTVVVGPNGSGKTNVYRSLYLLHAAARGDFAHTLAEEGGMPSALWAGARKKTETARVTVGVRLEDLAYELSCGLVPPPQGPFMLDPDVKEETVWVHEGTRRHVVAERRAQSVFARDAEGRRTTFAARLWGHESVLAQISEPHRFPLLSALRAELLHWRFYHHFRTDPDSPLRHEQVGVRTPALAHDGRDLAAALMTIQEIGDARAMHEAVTRAFPGARLELGAEEGRFSLHLHMPGLGRPLGAAELSDGTLRYLCLLAALLSPRPPAFLALNEPETSLHPSLLEPLARLIADASRRGQIFVTTHAGELATSLEKHTRAALLTLRRTGGATELVDETDTD, encoded by the coding sequence ATGTCCGTCCGGGAACTGTGGATCTCCGGCTACCGCTCGGTGCACGCGTTGCGCTTCGAGCTCGCGCCGGTGACGGTGGTGGTGGGCCCCAATGGCAGCGGCAAGACGAACGTCTACCGCTCGCTGTATCTGCTGCACGCCGCGGCCCGGGGGGACTTCGCGCACACGCTGGCCGAGGAGGGAGGAATGCCCTCGGCGCTGTGGGCGGGAGCGCGCAAGAAGACGGAGACGGCGCGCGTCACCGTGGGCGTGCGCCTGGAGGACCTGGCCTACGAGCTGTCCTGCGGACTCGTGCCGCCGCCCCAGGGACCCTTCATGCTCGACCCGGACGTGAAGGAGGAGACGGTCTGGGTGCACGAGGGCACACGCCGACACGTGGTGGCCGAGCGCCGTGCCCAGAGCGTCTTCGCGCGGGACGCGGAGGGCCGCCGCACCACCTTCGCCGCCAGGCTGTGGGGCCACGAGTCCGTGCTGGCGCAGATCTCCGAGCCGCACCGCTTCCCCCTGCTGAGCGCGCTGCGCGCGGAGCTGCTCCACTGGCGCTTCTACCACCACTTCCGGACCGATCCCGACTCGCCCCTGCGCCACGAGCAGGTCGGCGTGCGTACTCCCGCGCTGGCCCATGACGGAAGGGACCTGGCCGCGGCGTTGATGACCATCCAGGAAATCGGAGACGCCCGGGCGATGCACGAGGCCGTGACGCGGGCCTTTCCCGGTGCGCGATTGGAGTTGGGTGCCGAGGAGGGACGCTTCTCGCTCCACCTGCACATGCCCGGGCTCGGCCGCCCCCTGGGCGCGGCGGAGCTGTCCGACGGCACCTTGCGCTACCTGTGCCTGCTCGCCGCCCTGCTCTCTCCCAGGCCGCCCGCCTTCCTCGCGCTCAACGAGCCCGAGACGAGCCTGCACCCCTCGCTCCTCGAGCCACTCGCCCGCCTCATCGCCGACGCGAGCCGCCGGGGGCAGATCTTCGTCACCACGCACGCCGGGGAGCTCGCCACCTCCCTGGAGAAGCACACCCGCGCAGCCCTCCTGACGCTGCGCAGGACAGGGGGTGCCACTGAACTCGTGGATGAAACAGACACGGATTGA
- a CDS encoding oxidoreductase, giving the protein MPSAQKPIPSGFGAHTTAQEALGSRDLRGAFAIVTGGYSGIGLETARVLAGAGATVIVPARTPDKARAALAGVPGVELEHLDLAEPASIDAFARRFLDSGRPLHMLVNNAGIMACPLARDTRGFESQLAVNHLGHFQLTARLWPALRKARGARVVSVSSRGHRRAGIDFDDPHFERRPYDKWLAYGQAKTANVLFALALDARGEPHGVRAFSLHPGAILTDLVRHLSDEELRATGVRDEYGRVPAVNEFKSIEQGAATNVWCATSPQLEGMGGVYCEDVDIARVVAADAPHTWGVRPWAIDPDAAERLWARSEAWTGVSLNA; this is encoded by the coding sequence ATGCCCAGTGCCCAGAAGCCCATTCCGTCTGGATTTGGAGCCCACACCACCGCCCAGGAGGCCCTCGGCTCACGAGACCTGCGCGGCGCGTTCGCCATCGTCACCGGAGGCTATTCGGGAATCGGCCTCGAAACAGCGCGTGTCCTGGCCGGAGCCGGCGCGACCGTGATCGTTCCGGCGCGAACGCCCGACAAGGCCCGCGCCGCGCTCGCCGGCGTTCCGGGAGTGGAACTCGAGCACTTGGACCTGGCTGAGCCGGCGTCCATCGACGCGTTCGCGCGGCGCTTCCTGGACTCGGGCCGCCCGCTCCACATGCTCGTGAACAACGCGGGGATCATGGCCTGCCCCCTGGCGCGCGACACGCGGGGCTTCGAATCGCAGCTCGCCGTGAACCACCTCGGTCACTTCCAGCTCACCGCTCGGCTCTGGCCCGCCCTTCGGAAGGCACGGGGCGCGCGAGTGGTCTCGGTGTCTTCGCGCGGGCATCGACGCGCGGGCATCGACTTCGACGATCCGCACTTCGAGCGGCGCCCGTATGACAAATGGTTGGCCTACGGACAAGCGAAGACCGCCAACGTCCTCTTCGCCCTCGCGCTGGATGCACGCGGAGAGCCCCATGGCGTGCGCGCGTTCTCCCTGCACCCGGGCGCCATCCTGACGGATCTGGTGCGTCATCTCTCCGACGAGGAGCTTCGCGCGACGGGTGTACGCGACGAGTACGGACGCGTCCCAGCGGTGAACGAGTTCAAGAGCATCGAGCAAGGCGCGGCGACGAACGTGTGGTGCGCCACCAGCCCCCAGCTCGAGGGAATGGGGGGCGTCTACTGCGAGGATGTCGACATCGCGCGAGTCGTCGCGGCGGATGCGCCCCACACCTGGGGGGTCCGGCCGTGGGCCATCGATCCCGACGCGGCCGAGCGGCTCTGGGCGAGGAGCGAAGCGTGGACGGGTGTCTCGCTCAACGCGTGA
- a CDS encoding helix-turn-helix transcriptional regulator: MTESSRRSSRSELAEFLRSRRARVRPEDVGLSGGSRRRTPGLRREEVARLAEVGISWYTWLEQGRDIQVSEPFLERLARALRLNPAERAHLFELAQGRPPPRLAITPASVSPALQRVLDVHPFPGLVTTPRWDVVAWNPPAVILYGDYALRPPAQRNILWSAFTSPRTRLRTEPWESHARGLVARFRLDAGRAADRTEFDALVAELSEVSPEFRRFWSEHDVLETAEGVKSITHPEVGVIEFEHVTLTHSEPDGRLLRITLYGPRPGVSTTRARKLFGAVTR; encoded by the coding sequence ATGACCGAGTCCTCCCGCCGTTCTTCCCGCTCCGAGCTCGCCGAGTTCCTCCGCAGCCGTCGCGCGCGTGTTCGTCCGGAGGACGTGGGGCTGTCCGGAGGTTCGCGCCGTCGCACGCCCGGCCTGCGCCGCGAGGAGGTCGCTCGCCTCGCGGAGGTCGGCATCAGTTGGTACACGTGGCTGGAGCAGGGACGGGACATCCAGGTGTCCGAGCCCTTCCTGGAGCGGCTCGCGCGGGCCCTTCGCCTCAACCCCGCCGAACGCGCTCATCTCTTCGAGCTCGCGCAAGGCCGGCCACCGCCGCGCCTCGCCATCACGCCCGCATCCGTGAGCCCCGCACTCCAGCGAGTGCTCGACGTGCATCCGTTTCCGGGCCTCGTGACGACTCCGCGGTGGGACGTGGTCGCGTGGAATCCGCCGGCCGTGATTCTCTATGGGGACTACGCGCTGCGGCCACCCGCGCAGCGCAACATCCTGTGGTCCGCTTTCACCAGTCCGCGCACCCGCCTGCGCACGGAGCCCTGGGAATCGCACGCACGCGGGCTGGTGGCGCGCTTCCGCCTCGACGCCGGCCGCGCCGCCGATCGTACGGAGTTCGACGCGCTGGTGGCCGAGCTCTCGGAGGTGAGCCCCGAGTTCCGGCGCTTCTGGAGCGAACATGACGTGCTCGAAACCGCCGAGGGCGTGAAGTCCATCACCCACCCCGAGGTGGGGGTGATCGAGTTCGAGCACGTCACGCTCACGCATTCCGAACCCGACGGGCGCCTGCTGCGGATCACGCTCTATGGGCCGCGTCCTGGAGTCAGCACCACGCGGGCGCGAAAGCTGTTCGGCGCGGTCACGCGTTGA
- a CDS encoding AAA domain-containing protein, translating to MPRDVSFFDSLGRLLSMERDAERARMAALAEGMSLQQRAEQGLSFLDLESLEEEVGLGGRVLVTLARQDRARFPARLDNGDQVAVFPRRAEVKEPARALVTRATTTRVQLAFDRSPPPFIHEGLLRLDRVPNDVTYERMRAGLSRVKALDKGLGRRKREVLLGNEPPRFDSLREFTPSRPLNPEQHDAVARALAAEDFFLVHGPPGTGKSTVLAEVAAQAVAQGQRLLCAAASNAAVDHLLDLCLDKGLRAVRVGHPARVTPRLQEHTLDLIVEDHPDRVLSRELFDEAFSLLGYARRQRTQGRSRERFSNARASTTEAKGLLDEARALERKAVRNVLERAQVVCVTLASLDSGVLAHEEFDLALLDEAAQSTEPLALLGFLRAPKVVLAGDPQQLPPTILSPEAAKAGLAVSLFERLLADHGDGVKRMLREQYRMNTAIMTFPSKEMYGGELRAHPSVAGRTLADVLPPETPGDFPPVLYLDTAGKGFEEEQEKDTGSLFNIGETDLIVARVRELLAAGIAPRELAVITPYRAQAHALRERVEPLSPDVEVDTVDAFQGREKDAILVSLVRSNSEGQIGFLSDLRRMNVALTRARRHLFVVGDSATLSGHTFYARFIESTQEGAGYRSAWEWPDPNEDA from the coding sequence ATGCCTCGCGACGTCTCCTTCTTCGACTCCCTGGGCCGCCTCCTCTCCATGGAGCGCGATGCCGAGCGCGCCCGCATGGCGGCCCTCGCCGAGGGCATGTCCCTCCAGCAGCGCGCCGAACAGGGCCTGTCCTTCCTCGACCTGGAGAGCCTGGAGGAAGAAGTGGGCCTCGGAGGCCGGGTCCTCGTCACGCTCGCGCGCCAGGACCGCGCCCGCTTCCCCGCCCGGCTCGACAACGGCGACCAGGTGGCCGTCTTCCCCCGCCGCGCCGAGGTCAAGGAGCCCGCCCGGGCACTCGTCACCCGCGCCACCACCACCCGCGTCCAGCTCGCCTTCGACCGCTCCCCGCCCCCCTTCATCCACGAGGGCCTGCTGCGGCTCGACCGCGTCCCCAACGACGTCACCTACGAGCGCATGCGCGCCGGCCTCTCCCGCGTCAAGGCGCTCGACAAGGGCCTGGGCCGCCGCAAGCGCGAGGTGCTGCTCGGCAACGAGCCCCCCCGCTTCGACTCCCTCCGCGAGTTCACCCCCTCGCGCCCCCTCAACCCCGAGCAGCACGACGCCGTCGCCCGCGCACTGGCCGCCGAGGACTTCTTCCTCGTGCACGGCCCTCCCGGCACCGGCAAGAGCACCGTGCTCGCCGAGGTGGCCGCCCAGGCCGTCGCCCAGGGCCAGCGCCTGCTGTGCGCCGCCGCCAGCAACGCCGCCGTGGACCACCTGCTCGACTTGTGTCTCGACAAGGGCCTGCGCGCGGTGCGTGTGGGCCACCCGGCCCGCGTCACGCCCCGGCTCCAGGAGCACACCCTGGATCTCATCGTCGAGGACCACCCCGACCGCGTCCTCTCGCGCGAGCTGTTCGACGAGGCCTTCTCGCTGCTCGGCTACGCGCGCCGCCAGCGCACCCAGGGCCGCAGCCGCGAGCGCTTCTCCAACGCCCGCGCCTCCACCACCGAGGCCAAGGGCCTGCTCGACGAGGCGCGCGCCCTCGAGCGCAAGGCCGTGCGCAACGTGCTGGAGCGCGCCCAGGTGGTGTGCGTGACGCTCGCGAGCCTCGACTCCGGCGTGCTCGCCCACGAGGAGTTCGACCTCGCGCTGTTGGACGAGGCCGCCCAGTCCACCGAGCCGCTCGCCCTGCTCGGCTTCCTGCGTGCCCCCAAAGTCGTACTCGCGGGAGACCCCCAGCAGCTTCCCCCCACCATCCTCTCTCCGGAAGCCGCCAAGGCAGGCCTGGCCGTGAGCCTCTTCGAGCGCCTGCTCGCGGACCATGGGGACGGCGTCAAACGCATGCTGCGCGAGCAGTACCGGATGAACACCGCCATCATGACCTTCCCCTCGAAGGAGATGTATGGCGGCGAGCTGCGCGCCCACCCGAGCGTGGCCGGGCGCACCCTCGCGGACGTGCTGCCACCGGAGACGCCGGGAGACTTCCCGCCCGTGCTCTACCTCGACACGGCCGGCAAGGGCTTCGAGGAGGAGCAGGAAAAGGACACCGGCAGTCTCTTCAACATCGGCGAGACGGACCTGATCGTCGCCCGGGTGAGGGAGCTGCTGGCCGCGGGGATCGCGCCGCGCGAGCTGGCCGTCATCACGCCCTATCGTGCCCAGGCCCACGCCCTGCGCGAGCGCGTGGAGCCGCTCTCGCCCGACGTGGAGGTGGACACCGTGGATGCCTTCCAGGGGCGGGAGAAGGACGCCATCCTCGTGAGCCTCGTGCGCTCCAACTCCGAGGGGCAGATTGGCTTTCTCTCGGACCTGCGCCGCATGAACGTGGCGCTCACCCGCGCCCGCCGGCACCTCTTCGTCGTGGGCGACTCGGCCACGCTCAGCGGCCATACCTTCTACGCGCGCTTCATCGAGTCCACCCAGGAGGGCGCGGGCTACCGCTCCGCCTGGGAATGGCCCGACCCCAACGAGGATGCCTAA
- a CDS encoding imm11 family protein, which translates to MFVEGKPVPDPGPLKTKPFHHGEERTFTVANADRTPIANEQVARAFREFAPDDVQLFPVEVEGTPERYYIVNATRSFKCVDEKNSREVQVYPSDGAVPERVGEYRSISGLRIDTSKIENARVFRPMGWEVALIVSEEIKARIERIGNTGVYFNRVTGPHASNEG; encoded by the coding sequence ATGTTCGTGGAAGGCAAGCCGGTGCCAGACCCTGGTCCGCTCAAGACCAAACCCTTCCACCATGGAGAAGAGCGCACGTTTACGGTAGCCAATGCAGACCGCACACCCATTGCAAACGAGCAAGTCGCTCGTGCCTTCCGTGAGTTTGCACCTGACGACGTGCAATTGTTCCCGGTCGAAGTCGAGGGTACGCCCGAGCGGTACTACATCGTAAACGCGACCAGGAGTTTCAAGTGCGTTGACGAAAAGAACTCTCGGGAGGTCCAGGTATACCCTTCAGATGGCGCCGTGCCCGAACGGGTGGGAGAGTACCGCTCGATCTCTGGTCTACGGATAGACACCTCGAAGATCGAGAATGCGCGTGTCTTCCGCCCGATGGGTTGGGAAGTAGCCCTCATCGTTTCCGAGGAGATCAAGGCGAGGATCGAGCGAATTGGCAACACAGGAGTGTACTTCAATCGTGTAACGGGGCCTCACGCGTCGAACGAGGGCTGA
- a CDS encoding PEGA domain-containing protein, producing MTTCHRRMSFPALLVALLLALAGTGASATEPGAARAAARKHFDRGTTLYQEGRYAEAAAAFEAAYQTLANGVVLYNLGQCYEKLGDLQRAIGYYRDYLRMVPGAEDRPLVESLIARLEKRHEEERRPQVTVSSEPAGARVQVDGEARGVTPWSDKLKVGPHRLEVTHEGYQPLRRDVELRPGEPLELRLMLTPLPKVEVSIDDHPGQPRRRVWTWVAAGAAGAATAGAVTLGLLARSDSRELLARPHERAEAQRLHDSALGRARASNILTGTAGVALLAGTALFFFEGSF from the coding sequence ATGACCACCTGCCACCGCCGCATGTCCTTTCCGGCGCTCCTTGTCGCGCTGCTGCTCGCCCTGGCAGGTACAGGGGCGAGTGCCACCGAGCCCGGAGCCGCCCGCGCCGCCGCTCGCAAGCACTTCGATCGTGGCACTACCCTCTACCAGGAGGGCCGCTACGCCGAGGCCGCCGCCGCCTTCGAGGCCGCCTACCAGACGCTCGCCAACGGCGTGGTCCTCTACAACCTGGGCCAGTGCTACGAGAAGCTCGGCGATCTCCAGCGGGCCATCGGCTACTACCGCGACTACCTGCGCATGGTGCCCGGCGCGGAGGACCGGCCGCTCGTCGAATCGCTCATCGCCCGGCTGGAGAAGCGCCACGAAGAAGAGCGCCGTCCCCAGGTGACCGTCTCCAGCGAGCCCGCGGGGGCGCGAGTCCAGGTGGATGGCGAGGCGCGAGGGGTGACGCCCTGGAGCGACAAGCTCAAGGTGGGCCCGCACCGGCTCGAGGTGACACACGAGGGCTATCAGCCGTTGCGGCGCGACGTGGAGCTGCGGCCGGGCGAGCCCCTCGAGCTCCGGCTGATGCTCACGCCCCTGCCGAAGGTCGAAGTGTCGATCGATGACCATCCGGGACAACCCAGGAGGCGCGTCTGGACGTGGGTGGCCGCGGGTGCGGCGGGGGCGGCGACGGCGGGGGCGGTGACGCTCGGGCTGTTGGCGCGCTCCGACTCGCGGGAGCTGCTGGCCCGGCCGCACGAGCGCGCCGAGGCGCAGCGGCTGCACGACTCGGCTCTGGGCCGGGCGCGGGCCTCCAACATCCTCACCGGTACCGCGGGCGTGGCCCTGCTGGCGGGCACGGCCCTGTTCTTCTTCGAGGGGAGCTTCTGA
- a CDS encoding serine/threonine-protein kinase, which translates to MPRCPTCQSEYAEDVSFCPRDGAALLPAVLEGRYRLLSPLGAGGMGVVYLAEHLGLRKSVAVKLLRGELSRDPVFTRRFEQEAIAASQIGHEHIVNVTDLGRTPSGELFYVMELLEGESLGALLLREHFLPLWRAVPILTQVCWALEAAHARGIVHRDVKPQNVMLLRRQGQADFVKVVDFGISKVMQGQTGSGLTEAGAILGTANYMAPEQAAGGTVDARADVYSLGVLTYEVCTGSLPFRGDNTFATMLQHLEATAEPPGRRRPDLGLPPELDALVLSALAKDPAARPTLETFRAGLEALAPGRVPLQLTPAMATGHVSALPSAAPFAAPPAVAEPFEPTVVSTRSLESVHQGRRGGLLVGGVGALLLLGGVGLWAITSRGPAVAPSAVPAQVAAPAPVPAVEPPKESAPPLAPARPRLSIASRPEGATVTLGGRVLGVTPLELERPDGDAGSLRLTLKGYAPKELEHLPEGERLDVTLKKTSQQSARTDKPQTGNAQGKVQDLKANPF; encoded by the coding sequence ATGCCGCGCTGTCCGACGTGCCAGAGCGAGTACGCGGAGGACGTCTCGTTCTGTCCCCGTGATGGCGCGGCGTTGCTGCCCGCCGTGCTGGAGGGCCGCTACCGGTTGCTGTCCCCGCTCGGCGCGGGAGGTATGGGCGTGGTGTACCTCGCCGAGCACCTGGGCCTGCGCAAGAGCGTGGCGGTGAAGCTGCTGCGCGGTGAGCTGTCTCGAGACCCCGTCTTCACCCGCCGCTTCGAGCAGGAGGCCATCGCCGCCAGCCAGATCGGCCACGAGCACATCGTCAACGTGACGGACCTGGGCCGCACCCCCTCCGGCGAACTCTTCTACGTCATGGAGTTGCTGGAGGGAGAGAGCCTCGGGGCGCTGCTGCTGCGCGAGCACTTCCTCCCGCTGTGGCGCGCCGTGCCGATCCTGACGCAGGTGTGCTGGGCGCTCGAGGCGGCGCACGCGCGCGGCATCGTCCACCGGGACGTGAAGCCACAGAACGTGATGCTCCTGCGGCGCCAGGGGCAGGCGGACTTCGTCAAGGTGGTGGACTTCGGCATCTCCAAGGTGATGCAGGGACAGACGGGCAGCGGCCTCACCGAGGCGGGCGCCATCCTCGGCACCGCCAACTACATGGCCCCGGAGCAGGCGGCGGGCGGGACGGTGGATGCCCGGGCGGATGTGTACTCGTTGGGTGTGCTCACCTATGAGGTCTGCACCGGCTCGCTCCCCTTCCGCGGGGACAACACCTTCGCCACGATGTTGCAGCACCTGGAGGCCACCGCCGAGCCCCCTGGCCGGCGCCGTCCGGACCTCGGCCTGCCGCCGGAGCTGGACGCGCTGGTGTTGAGCGCGCTCGCCAAGGATCCGGCTGCTCGCCCCACCTTGGAGACGTTCCGCGCCGGGCTGGAGGCTCTCGCCCCGGGCCGCGTTCCCCTCCAGCTCACGCCGGCCATGGCCACCGGCCACGTGTCCGCGCTCCCGTCCGCCGCACCGTTCGCTGCTCCGCCCGCCGTGGCCGAGCCCTTCGAGCCTACCGTGGTGTCCACCCGGAGCCTGGAGTCGGTCCACCAGGGCAGGCGCGGCGGGCTCCTCGTGGGGGGCGTGGGCGCGCTGCTGCTGCTCGGCGGCGTGGGGCTGTGGGCAATCACCTCGCGCGGCCCGGCCGTGGCTCCTTCCGCTGTCCCGGCGCAGGTGGCGGCCCCCGCGCCGGTTCCAGCCGTGGAGCCCCCGAAGGAGTCCGCTCCTCCGTTGGCCCCGGCCCGTCCACGCTTGTCCATCGCTTCGCGGCCCGAGGGCGCCACGGTGACGCTGGGCGGGCGGGTGCTCGGAGTCACTCCCCTGGAACTTGAGCGTCCGGATGGAGATGCCGGTTCCCTGCGCCTCACCCTGAAGGGCTATGCCCCCAAGGAACTCGAGCACCTGCCCGAGGGCGAGCGGCTGGATGTCACGCTGAAGAAAACATCACAGCAGAGCGCGCGGACCGACAAGCCCCAGACGGGCAATGCCCAGGGCAAGGTCCAGGACCTCAAGGCCAACCCCTTCTGA
- a CDS encoding sigma 54-interacting transcriptional regulator: MSGRTELIPTQTPARGLSVQRVNLEVSAGPDAGTTVSSSAEKLTLGTAPGNDLVLTDTTVSRFHAELVRERGGYRVKDLGSTNGTRVDHVRVQDAYVADGSTLTFGGTTVRFSLVATRDVLPLHPEPRFGALVGESAVMRALFAQLVRLAATDATVLVEGESGTGKERVAEALHQASPRASGPFVVVDCGSIPAELVESELFGHEKGAFTGATHERRGAFEAANGGTLFLDELGELPLAVQPKLLRALERRQIKRVGADGYRSVDVRFVAATHRDLREAVNRGQFREDLYFRLAVGMVRVPPLRAHLEDLPHLLEHLWTETFRSLGLPPRPFTAPSPETLHQLSTLPWRGNVRELRNFVERSVALSGALDASFLQAASTPAASAGAPTVRVELPYKEAKEAWLAHFEETYLRQRLAASGGNVSQMAREAEVDRAHVIKLLRKHAVR; this comes from the coding sequence ATGTCAGGGCGTACCGAGCTCATCCCCACGCAGACACCGGCCCGTGGGCTCTCCGTCCAGAGGGTGAACCTCGAGGTGTCGGCCGGCCCGGACGCGGGCACCACGGTGAGCAGCTCCGCCGAGAAGCTCACCCTCGGCACGGCCCCGGGCAATGATCTGGTGCTCACCGACACCACCGTGTCGCGCTTCCACGCCGAGCTGGTGCGCGAGCGCGGCGGCTACCGGGTGAAGGACCTGGGCAGCACCAACGGCACGCGGGTGGACCACGTCCGCGTGCAGGACGCCTATGTCGCGGACGGCTCCACGCTGACCTTCGGTGGCACCACGGTGCGCTTCTCCCTGGTGGCCACGCGGGACGTGTTGCCCCTGCATCCCGAGCCCCGCTTCGGCGCGCTGGTGGGCGAGAGCGCCGTGATGAGGGCCCTGTTCGCCCAGCTCGTGCGTCTGGCCGCCACGGACGCCACGGTGCTCGTCGAGGGCGAGAGCGGCACCGGCAAGGAGCGGGTGGCCGAGGCGCTCCACCAGGCGAGTCCGCGGGCCTCGGGCCCCTTCGTGGTGGTGGACTGTGGCTCCATCCCCGCCGAGCTGGTGGAGAGCGAGCTGTTCGGCCACGAGAAGGGGGCCTTCACCGGCGCCACCCACGAGCGCCGGGGCGCCTTCGAGGCCGCCAACGGGGGCACCCTCTTCCTGGACGAGCTGGGCGAGCTGCCCCTGGCCGTGCAGCCCAAGCTGCTGCGCGCGCTGGAGCGTCGGCAGATCAAGCGCGTGGGCGCGGATGGGTACCGGAGCGTGGACGTGCGCTTCGTGGCCGCCACGCACCGCGACCTGCGCGAGGCCGTCAACCGCGGGCAGTTCCGCGAGGACCTGTACTTCCGGCTCGCCGTGGGCATGGTGCGCGTGCCACCGCTGCGCGCGCACCTGGAGGATCTGCCGCACCTGCTGGAGCACCTGTGGACGGAGACGTTCCGCTCACTCGGCCTGCCGCCCCGGCCCTTCACCGCTCCCAGCCCCGAGACGCTGCACCAGCTCTCCACCTTGCCCTGGCGCGGCAACGTGCGCGAGCTGCGCAACTTCGTCGAGCGCAGCGTGGCCCTCTCCGGCGCGCTGGATGCCTCGTTCCTCCAGGCGGCCAGTACTCCGGCGGCGTCGGCCGGGGCTCCCACCGTGCGCGTGGAGCTGCCCTACAAGGAGGCCAAGGAGGCCTGGCTCGCCCACTTCGAGGAGACGTACCTGCGCCAGCGCCTGGCGGCCTCGGGCGGCAACGTGAGCCAGATGGCGCGCGAGGCCGAGGTGGACCGGGCCCACGTCATCAAGCTGTTGCGCAAGCACGCGGTACGCTGA
- a CDS encoding serine/threonine-protein kinase gives MTQGGEAGTVGRYRLVSRLARGGMAEVFLGVLPGPEGFEKPVVVKRLLPELAGQDAYRQMFAQEARLMATFGHAHVVSVLDFGLEAGAPYLVLEYVEGVDLARALAARGPLVPALVRHLGLCLLRALEHVHGLRDTQGEWLGLVHRDVSPANVLLGHTGDVKLGDFGIAKGLRTPSRTAPGSTRGTLRYMSPEQVRGGPLDARADLFSLGVLLYEAVVGRIPFAAATDAQLLLAVRDARLEPAEHLLQRAGPTLASVLQRALRPHPSERFASAGDMARALLDVDTGSGAEQPWHVAGLVAETLAAGRTPEDSGPGKRVASPFSAALLEGRGDEEA, from the coding sequence ATGACCCAGGGAGGAGAGGCAGGCACGGTGGGCCGCTATCGGCTGGTGTCCCGCCTGGCGCGCGGAGGCATGGCGGAGGTGTTCCTCGGCGTCCTGCCCGGGCCCGAGGGCTTCGAGAAGCCGGTGGTCGTCAAGCGATTGCTGCCGGAGCTGGCCGGACAGGACGCCTACCGACAGATGTTCGCCCAGGAGGCGCGGCTGATGGCCACCTTCGGCCACGCGCACGTCGTCTCGGTGCTGGACTTCGGGCTGGAGGCGGGCGCGCCCTACCTGGTGTTGGAGTACGTGGAGGGCGTGGACCTGGCCCGGGCGCTCGCCGCGCGAGGACCGCTGGTGCCCGCGCTCGTGCGGCACCTGGGCTTGTGCCTGTTGCGCGCGCTCGAGCACGTGCACGGCCTGCGCGACACCCAGGGCGAGTGGCTGGGGCTCGTCCACCGGGACGTGAGTCCCGCGAACGTGCTGCTGGGGCATACCGGCGACGTGAAGCTGGGAGACTTCGGCATCGCCAAGGGGCTGCGCACGCCCTCGCGCACCGCGCCCGGCAGCACGCGCGGCACGCTGCGCTACATGTCCCCCGAGCAGGTGCGCGGCGGCCCCCTGGACGCGAGGGCCGATCTCTTCTCGCTCGGGGTCCTCCTCTACGAGGCGGTGGTGGGCCGCATCCCCTTCGCCGCGGCCACGGACGCGCAGCTGCTGCTCGCCGTGCGGGACGCGCGCCTGGAGCCCGCCGAGCACCTGCTGCAACGGGCCGGGCCGACCCTGGCGAGCGTCCTCCAGCGCGCCCTGCGCCCCCATCCCTCCGAGCGCTTCGCCTCGGCGGGAGACATGGCGCGGGCCCTGTTGGACGTGGACACCGGCTCCGGGGCGGAACAGCCCTGGCACGTGGCCGGGTTGGTGGCGGAGACGCTCGCCGCCGGGCGTACCCCGGAGGACTCCGGGCCCGGGAAGCGAGTCGCGAGCCCGTTCTCCGCCGCCCTACTCGAAGGCCGGGGGGACGAGGAGGCGTGA
- a CDS encoding DUF6184 family natural product biosynthesis lipoprotein translates to MRISSSLSLLSLLLLLPACGPTTRADAQSQATRAACDYYAECEEIGSGEGKEFQDWNECEVKTRDFFQAAWTADNCPAINETGLETCLKRIPTTSCSSVADFFNTAILVCGAGSVCQDVQD, encoded by the coding sequence ATGCGCATCTCGTCCTCCCTCTCCCTGCTGTCCCTGCTTCTCCTTCTCCCCGCGTGTGGCCCGACCACCCGCGCGGATGCGCAAAGCCAGGCCACCCGCGCTGCCTGCGACTACTACGCGGAATGTGAGGAAATCGGCTCTGGCGAAGGCAAGGAGTTCCAGGACTGGAACGAGTGTGAGGTGAAGACCCGCGATTTCTTCCAGGCCGCATGGACGGCGGACAACTGCCCCGCCATCAACGAGACGGGGCTGGAGACGTGTCTGAAGCGCATTCCCACGACCTCGTGCTCGAGCGTGGCGGACTTCTTCAACACCGCGATCCTCGTCTGTGGCGCGGGCTCGGTCTGCCAGGACGTCCAGGACTGA